From a single Mycolicibacterium moriokaense genomic region:
- a CDS encoding acyl-CoA dehydrogenase family protein gives MDFLESAEHSDLRKAVGAVTDKYGAAYFAERAVAHEPTDELWKDLADHGFIGINIPEEFGGGGAGMAELTIVCEETAAHGCPLLLLLVSSAISGELIARYGTDVQKREWLPRMASGDTKVVFAITEPDAGSNTRQISTTATRDGDDYVLNGTKYYISGIDEASAVIVVARTGPEQLSLFLVPTDAARLVAQRLPVGISVPEKQFTLFFDDVRLPASSLIGTEHEGFRQVFDGLNPERITGAAVCVGIGRHAVEKAADYARTRTVWGPTIGSYQAISHPLAKAKIEVDLAAMMTAKAAWLYDNGHPAGEAANMAKYAAAEAAIEAADHAIQTHGGNGISEEYGLLPQWGLARLLRIAPVSREMILNYVAQHSLALPRSY, from the coding sequence ATGGATTTCCTCGAATCAGCCGAACACTCCGACCTTCGAAAGGCTGTCGGTGCCGTCACCGACAAGTACGGCGCGGCCTACTTTGCCGAGCGCGCGGTCGCACACGAGCCAACCGATGAACTCTGGAAAGACCTGGCAGATCACGGTTTCATCGGTATCAACATCCCCGAGGAATTCGGTGGCGGCGGCGCGGGGATGGCCGAGCTGACGATCGTCTGCGAAGAGACCGCTGCGCACGGCTGTCCGCTACTGCTCCTGTTGGTGTCCTCGGCCATCTCGGGTGAACTCATCGCCCGGTACGGAACCGACGTGCAGAAGCGGGAATGGCTGCCGCGCATGGCGTCCGGCGACACCAAGGTCGTTTTCGCGATCACCGAGCCCGACGCCGGCTCCAACACGCGTCAGATCTCCACCACAGCGACCCGCGATGGCGATGACTACGTCTTGAACGGCACAAAGTACTACATCTCGGGTATCGATGAGGCGAGTGCGGTGATCGTGGTGGCTCGAACCGGTCCCGAGCAACTGTCCCTGTTCCTGGTGCCTACCGACGCGGCGAGACTAGTTGCGCAGCGGCTGCCCGTTGGGATCAGCGTCCCTGAAAAGCAATTCACGCTCTTCTTCGACGATGTGAGGCTGCCGGCGTCGAGCTTGATCGGCACTGAGCACGAAGGGTTTCGACAGGTCTTCGACGGGCTGAACCCCGAACGCATCACCGGCGCAGCGGTGTGCGTCGGCATCGGCAGGCACGCCGTGGAGAAGGCGGCCGACTATGCCCGCACCCGGACGGTCTGGGGACCTACCATCGGCTCCTACCAAGCGATCTCGCATCCGCTGGCGAAGGCGAAGATCGAAGTAGACCTGGCAGCGATGATGACAGCGAAGGCCGCGTGGCTCTACGACAATGGTCATCCCGCAGGCGAAGCCGCCAACATGGCCAAGTACGCCGCCGCCGAGGCAGCGATCGAAGCTGCCGACCATGCGATTCAAACACACGGCGGCAACGGGATATCCGAGGAATATGGGCTTCTGCCGCAGTGGGGTCTGGCCCGGCTACTTCGGATCGCACCGGTGAGCCGGGAAATGATCCTGAATTACGTGGCCCAGCACAGCCTTGCGCTGCCGCGCTCGTATTGA
- a CDS encoding enoyl-CoA hydratase/isomerase family protein has protein sequence MILKVADANRVRTVTFNRPEAMNAFNEALYHATSDALQEAALDDDVAVVTLTGAGRAFCAGTDLEEMQNRDRTVPFSQGAKGFARLMETLIEFPKPLICAVNGIAVGLGTTILGFADLAFMSNTARLKCPFTSLGIAPEAASTYLLPKLIGRQNSAWVLMSSEWIAADEALGMGLVWKVCEPDDLLATTRGYAERLAAQPIESLSAVKQLLTVTDTDNVRAALGRENALIDELVDGPAHAEALTGFIATKAARKG, from the coding sequence ATCATACTGAAGGTCGCCGACGCGAACCGCGTCCGCACGGTGACGTTCAATCGCCCTGAAGCGATGAACGCGTTCAATGAGGCGCTCTACCATGCCACCAGCGATGCCTTACAGGAGGCAGCGCTCGATGACGATGTTGCGGTGGTGACGCTGACCGGCGCCGGACGTGCGTTCTGTGCGGGTACCGACCTCGAGGAAATGCAGAACCGAGACCGCACCGTTCCTTTTTCGCAAGGGGCCAAAGGGTTCGCTCGATTGATGGAGACGCTTATCGAGTTTCCAAAACCTCTCATCTGCGCAGTCAACGGGATTGCGGTGGGTTTGGGTACCACCATCCTGGGATTCGCGGACCTAGCCTTCATGTCGAACACCGCCCGACTCAAGTGCCCTTTCACCAGTCTCGGCATCGCTCCTGAGGCCGCATCGACGTATCTGCTGCCCAAACTCATCGGCCGCCAGAACTCTGCATGGGTACTGATGTCGTCGGAATGGATTGCCGCCGATGAGGCACTCGGGATGGGGCTGGTCTGGAAAGTGTGCGAGCCCGATGATCTGCTCGCGACAACCCGCGGCTACGCCGAACGCCTTGCCGCACAACCGATCGAAAGCCTATCGGCGGTCAAACAGTTGCTGACGGTCACCGATACCGACAACGTCCGGGCAGCGCTCGGCCGGGAGAATGCGTTGATCGACGAGCTCGTTGACGGGCCGGCGCATGCTGAGGCGCTCACTGGGTTCATCGCCACCAAAGCGGCACGCAAAGGTTGA
- a CDS encoding TetR/AcrR family transcriptional regulator — MAESTRERILNEALRLFGEQGFAGTSVAQIEQAAGLSPGSGALYRHFKSKDELLVKAVEARVLDRGQFAQFLSPDFSVLAMLDLIAPDTDLVDRVVLLCRIGLQRLDHDRDVTRILLRDNTTPREALDVVRRDEHLVVLSVLSRGLAELAGPDRADEDWEALAVVLQSALSHYWLVKDLFGGEHPSSIDPDRYLRAIAEMVVARLKVPAAEVVRP, encoded by the coding sequence GTGGCTGAGTCGACGCGGGAGCGCATCCTCAACGAGGCGTTGCGCTTGTTCGGTGAGCAGGGGTTTGCAGGCACTTCGGTCGCCCAGATCGAGCAGGCTGCGGGCCTGTCACCGGGCTCGGGCGCGCTCTATCGCCATTTCAAGTCCAAGGACGAACTTCTCGTCAAGGCCGTGGAAGCCCGAGTCCTGGACCGCGGCCAGTTCGCACAGTTCCTTTCGCCCGATTTCTCGGTGCTCGCGATGCTCGATCTCATCGCGCCCGACACCGACCTCGTCGACCGAGTGGTGTTGTTGTGCAGGATCGGCTTGCAGCGGCTTGATCATGACCGCGACGTAACCCGAATTCTGTTGCGTGACAATACGACACCACGCGAGGCGCTGGATGTGGTGCGACGCGACGAGCACTTGGTGGTGCTGTCGGTACTGTCGCGAGGATTAGCCGAGCTCGCCGGCCCGGACCGAGCCGACGAGGACTGGGAAGCCTTGGCTGTCGTGCTGCAAAGCGCCTTGTCGCACTACTGGTTGGTGAAAGACCTTTTCGGAGGCGAACATCCGTCCTCCATCGATCCCGACCGATACCTGCGGGCGATCGCCGAGATGGTTGTTGCTCGTCTGAAAGTACCTGCCGCGGAGGTAGTCCGACCGTAG
- a CDS encoding serine/threonine-protein kinase produces the protein MTDPTAGYTAGFTQTHTGPETGQLTESGTGTLGSAFADVSPSADLTQISVGQRLDDFDLLIELGRGAFARVFLARQLSLQRLVAVKISANRGHEPQTLAQLDHDHIVRVFDQHVLRDRDWRLLYMQYLPGGTLLDVGRVIFAGDQRPDSGQALLDAVDIALESRGESRPTQSITRAELATLSWPETVAWLGKRLAGALHYANSRGVLHRDVKPANVLLTRDGTPKLADFNVSFSRNVEGASPFDYFGGSLSYMSPEQLTACRPGHTLEQADLDTRSDIYSLAVVLWELLTGMKPFDDSAAQAARAGSAGLVGDSTALELMLTTRAKGVSSAALAALPGDCPTALQRVLLKALSADRDQRWSSGAELAEQLQLCLDPHARDLVDPPARSWRLRLRPFILPVTALAILIPLMLAGAYNIQHNQLLIVSHLSEQAQNRFALVTTLLNLIFFPLGAAVIVYWCRYVILIPRRLRRGPAPPAETLARARHDCLVMGDRVVLVVSGLLLVSALTFPLLMQYLAGGIPARSAIHFFLSITVCGAIAIAYPFFLLTFYIVRSVYPELVAYGQTSVGEAEQLEGLSRRLPRYLAVAASVPLLGIVAVSFLTASEIAAVIVPIRVLCLGGIAGFVLAYWLSRQIESDIRALERVIRHRAPYELPH, from the coding sequence ATGACAGATCCGACGGCCGGCTACACGGCAGGGTTCACTCAAACGCACACGGGGCCCGAAACCGGCCAATTAACAGAAAGTGGCACCGGAACGCTCGGCTCGGCGTTTGCCGATGTCAGCCCATCCGCGGACCTCACGCAGATCAGCGTCGGCCAGCGGCTCGACGACTTCGATCTGCTCATCGAACTCGGCAGGGGCGCATTCGCGCGAGTGTTTCTAGCCCGGCAACTTTCGCTGCAGCGGCTGGTGGCGGTCAAGATATCGGCGAACCGCGGCCACGAACCACAAACCCTCGCTCAGCTGGATCACGATCACATCGTCCGAGTCTTCGACCAGCACGTTCTCCGCGATCGAGACTGGCGGCTGCTGTACATGCAGTATTTGCCCGGCGGGACGCTGCTCGACGTCGGTCGGGTGATTTTCGCCGGCGACCAGCGACCCGACTCGGGTCAGGCCTTGCTCGACGCGGTGGACATCGCACTCGAGTCACGCGGTGAGAGCCGGCCAACCCAATCAATCACCCGCGCTGAGCTCGCCACCCTTTCCTGGCCCGAGACTGTCGCGTGGCTGGGGAAACGACTGGCCGGAGCATTGCACTATGCGAATTCACGGGGCGTCCTGCACCGCGATGTCAAGCCCGCGAACGTCCTGCTCACGCGCGACGGCACCCCCAAACTCGCGGACTTCAACGTCAGCTTCTCCCGCAACGTAGAGGGCGCAAGCCCGTTCGACTATTTCGGCGGCTCACTGTCCTACATGTCCCCCGAACAGCTCACCGCTTGCCGGCCGGGACACACGCTAGAGCAAGCAGACCTCGATACCCGCAGCGATATCTACTCGCTTGCGGTCGTGTTGTGGGAACTCCTGACCGGCATGAAGCCATTCGACGATTCGGCGGCGCAAGCCGCTCGGGCGGGCTCGGCCGGATTGGTCGGCGACAGCACGGCGCTCGAGCTGATGCTGACCACCCGCGCAAAAGGAGTTTCGTCTGCTGCGCTCGCCGCGCTACCCGGTGACTGTCCTACCGCGCTGCAACGAGTTCTGCTGAAGGCTCTGAGCGCCGATCGCGATCAACGCTGGAGTTCTGGCGCTGAACTCGCCGAGCAACTCCAGCTGTGCCTGGACCCGCACGCTCGCGACTTGGTGGATCCGCCTGCGCGCAGTTGGCGCCTGCGGCTGCGGCCGTTCATTCTGCCGGTTACCGCGCTGGCCATCCTGATTCCCCTAATGCTGGCCGGCGCCTACAACATCCAGCACAATCAGCTGCTTATCGTCAGCCATCTCTCCGAGCAGGCTCAGAATCGGTTTGCTCTGGTCACCACGCTGCTCAACCTGATCTTCTTTCCGCTCGGCGCTGCAGTGATTGTCTATTGGTGTCGGTACGTCATCCTGATCCCACGACGCCTGCGACGGGGGCCGGCACCGCCCGCAGAAACCTTGGCCCGAGCGCGCCATGACTGTCTCGTCATGGGTGATCGAGTGGTGTTGGTCGTGTCCGGTTTACTGCTGGTGAGCGCGCTGACATTTCCCCTACTTATGCAATATCTTGCGGGTGGAATCCCTGCCAGGTCTGCGATCCATTTCTTTTTGTCAATCACGGTGTGTGGCGCAATCGCGATCGCATATCCGTTCTTCTTGCTCACCTTCTACATCGTGCGCAGCGTCTACCCGGAACTGGTCGCGTACGGACAGACGAGTGTGGGAGAGGCCGAACAGCTAGAAGGACTCAGCCGCCGACTCCCACGCTATTTGGCGGTCGCGGCCTCGGTGCCGTTGCTCGGCATTGTGGCCGTCAGCTTCCTGACCGCCTCCGAAATCGCCGCAGTCATTGTCCCGATCAGAGTGCTGTGTCTTGGGGGCATTGCCGGTTTCGTGCTGGCGTATTGGCTGTCGCGGCAGATCGAATCCGACATTCGCGCGCTCGAGCGGGTGATTCGCCACCGAGCGCCATACGAGCTTCCACATTGA
- a CDS encoding TetR/AcrR family transcriptional regulator has protein sequence MATKSLRWGAFAAADGRSGRDRLLDAAERCLEVQGLAGTTMEDIARNAGVSRATVYRYFASREAVISGVIIRATEEYLRRMEPRLSGHSDLGSAIVDFIDHTVIAARRRPIIGVLFGSDRELAGVGLAEGKSTMLFELVTEFLRPLFATHWNQLAPGVSVDDAAEWILRTVLSLLTVRGPRDRSRDGLRTYLQRLLLPAIVSSQDAT, from the coding sequence GTGGCGACAAAGTCATTGCGCTGGGGCGCGTTCGCTGCGGCGGATGGGAGATCAGGGCGCGACCGATTGCTCGACGCCGCTGAGCGCTGCCTTGAGGTGCAGGGTCTCGCAGGCACCACCATGGAGGACATCGCCAGAAATGCCGGTGTGTCACGGGCGACCGTTTACCGGTACTTCGCGAGTCGCGAGGCCGTGATCTCTGGGGTCATCATTCGCGCCACCGAAGAATACCTACGCCGGATGGAACCGCGGTTGTCCGGCCACAGTGACTTAGGTTCTGCGATCGTTGATTTCATCGATCACACTGTGATTGCGGCCCGCCGAAGGCCCATCATCGGAGTCCTATTCGGCAGCGATCGTGAACTCGCGGGTGTGGGTCTTGCCGAGGGAAAATCGACCATGCTTTTCGAACTCGTCACCGAGTTTCTTCGGCCTCTCTTCGCGACGCACTGGAACCAGTTGGCGCCCGGGGTCTCCGTTGATGACGCCGCGGAATGGATACTTCGCACTGTGCTGAGTCTGCTCACCGTTCGTGGCCCAAGGGATCGAAGCAGAGACGGACTGCGCACCTATCTGCAACGTCTTCTTCTACCCGCAATCGTCTCTAGCCAAGACGCAACGTGA
- a CDS encoding PaaI family thioesterase, with translation MSANFAAFDAQVADQLKGAALTAGGLAGYLGFRHTDFSAGRLVVEMDARDDLKTPFGSLHGGCLSALVDHCLGVVFYPVIPAGSWVATTEFKLNLLRPVSSGTCVAVAEIISLGKSSGVARIDITNDGRAVCAAQGTVTVVAQKSAS, from the coding sequence ATGTCCGCGAACTTCGCCGCATTCGACGCGCAGGTCGCCGACCAGTTAAAAGGGGCGGCGTTGACGGCCGGCGGCCTGGCTGGCTACTTAGGATTTCGTCATACCGATTTCTCAGCGGGACGCCTCGTCGTCGAGATGGACGCCCGGGACGACTTGAAGACGCCCTTCGGCTCGTTGCACGGTGGCTGTCTGTCGGCGCTCGTTGACCACTGTCTCGGCGTCGTGTTCTATCCCGTCATTCCTGCCGGATCCTGGGTCGCAACAACCGAATTCAAGCTGAACCTACTCCGACCGGTGTCCAGCGGCACGTGCGTCGCGGTAGCCGAGATCATCTCGCTCGGGAAGAGCAGCGGTGTCGCGAGAATCGATATCACCAACGACGGGCGGGCTGTGTGCGCTGCCCAGGGCACTGTGACTGTTGTGGCTCAGAAGTCGGCCTCGTGA
- a CDS encoding alpha/beta fold hydrolase has protein sequence MTPELGKRRRVRPRLQRVPTTDGVSLAVDLYPCAKPRAAVLLLHGGGQSRHAWDATAQRLHARGYLAAAYDARGHGDSDWDPDGRYDLDRLGGDLLAVRSHAAGGHPVVAIGASLGGLTILGTHLLASPDLWDAVVLVDITPRMEMQGARRVVAFMAAHPDGFADLESAAEVIAAYNPHRSKPSSLDGLRKVLQQRDDDRWVWRWDPAFVASNFNFLQGNPDEGAAEFDRMSMLLVDGARQVSAPTLLVRGLLSDVVSEKTVNDFVDLVPHARTVDVTNAGHMIAGDDNDAFSEAVIDFLDEVI, from the coding sequence ATGACCCCCGAACTCGGAAAGCGGCGCAGGGTGAGACCCCGTCTCCAGCGAGTGCCCACCACCGACGGAGTCTCCTTAGCGGTCGACCTGTATCCGTGCGCGAAGCCGCGGGCAGCCGTATTGCTGCTACACGGAGGAGGCCAAAGCCGTCACGCGTGGGATGCGACAGCGCAGCGCTTACACGCACGCGGCTACCTCGCGGCGGCCTACGATGCGCGCGGACACGGGGACAGTGACTGGGACCCGGATGGCCGCTATGACCTTGATCGACTCGGCGGTGACCTGCTCGCGGTGCGTTCGCACGCGGCAGGTGGGCACCCTGTTGTGGCCATTGGAGCTTCCCTCGGCGGTCTGACGATCCTGGGCACTCACCTACTCGCATCACCTGACCTGTGGGACGCCGTGGTCCTGGTGGACATCACTCCACGCATGGAGATGCAGGGCGCACGGCGCGTCGTCGCATTCATGGCGGCGCACCCCGACGGTTTCGCCGATCTTGAGTCTGCCGCCGAGGTTATCGCCGCGTACAACCCACACAGATCGAAGCCAAGCAGCCTCGACGGACTACGGAAGGTCTTGCAGCAGCGCGACGACGACCGTTGGGTATGGCGGTGGGATCCGGCCTTCGTGGCATCGAATTTTAACTTCCTGCAAGGTAATCCAGATGAGGGCGCAGCGGAGTTCGACCGGATGAGCATGTTGTTGGTCGACGGCGCACGGCAGGTATCTGCTCCTACGCTTCTCGTGCGGGGGCTGTTGTCCGACGTGGTGTCGGAGAAGACAGTGAACGACTTCGTCGACCTCGTGCCGCACGCGCGCACGGTAGACGTGACCAACGCGGGTCACATGATCGCCGGAGACGACAACGACGCGTTCTCAGAAGCGGTAATCGATTTCCTCGACGAGGTCATCTAA
- a CDS encoding DUF6188 family protein, with translation MHTQWIEQRTVQRVSLREGLVLSLDDYNELVIARPMRLTLPAIGSHPSEEVLIDPARVSAQERPLLDLAGAVCTRAWCDDEGALHMGFSRGHCIDVDPDSHETAWELYGKRHGYMACLPHGRVRVVRHDLVDDETNGAAN, from the coding sequence ATGCATACGCAGTGGATCGAACAGCGCACCGTCCAGCGAGTTTCGTTGCGAGAAGGCCTGGTTCTGAGTCTCGACGACTACAACGAACTCGTCATCGCGCGGCCCATGAGGCTGACCTTGCCGGCGATCGGGTCGCATCCGTCCGAAGAAGTGCTTATCGATCCCGCCCGGGTGTCGGCTCAGGAGCGTCCACTACTCGATTTGGCCGGCGCAGTGTGCACACGGGCCTGGTGCGATGACGAGGGTGCGCTGCATATGGGCTTCTCCCGCGGGCATTGCATCGATGTCGATCCCGACAGTCACGAGACGGCGTGGGAGCTGTACGGCAAACGGCATGGCTACATGGCTTGCCTCCCGCATGGACGTGTACGCGTCGTTCGCCATGACCTGGTCGATGACGAAACTAACGGTGCTGCAAATTGA
- a CDS encoding MMPL/RND family transporter encodes MADDLHGVGTVSRRSRLADPAASPEYSARLARLAAFTVHHKALVIGGWLAIAVVLALLFPQLETVVRQQSVDLIPRDVPSFQTVDRMSAAFGEQGSKTMLFVAMESPAGLTQQARDRYSRLVERLRADHAHVLLVQDLLADPVMKAQAVSADGKAWFLPVGVAGTLGDPTAAESVQAVRATAQRAFDGSDITVRVTGPPATFSDQIASAEHDLLFISIATAGLIALILLMVYRSLFTALLPLLVIGLSLAVGRGVLSAFGQLGMPVSQFTVAFMTAILLGAGTDYTVFLISRYHEQRRAGAPADLAVIHATASIGRVIFASAATVALAFLAMVFATLSVFAGLGPACAVAVLVGFLATVTLLPPVLALAARRGIGEPKPDRTRRYWNSVAVAVVRHPRPLLVASLVILLALSGAAATMKISYDDRKGQPPTTASNEGYQLLDRHFRKDVVITEFLVVENPVDMRTGKGLADLDEMASRISQIPGVVKISGVTRPAGTRLDQAQLSWQNRQIGDKMAGAVADGNSRRGDLAKLTDGANQLANGLAQLDTSVRTALKPLGPVLTQAQSAGQDFQRFAPLLHQLSATSPSIDNAIQAGPGIRPLAERTQGAIDTLNPLVDLLNGSPWCVTTPQCAQIRDQVQILVALRNNGFFSQVAALGDRYDPATNATVTGTIADVQTAVNAMNKAFGALGKPADLAANITRLQDGISQLASGSRALADGVKTLADSNIEMLSGMSQIATQLQNSSRASAGSDAASGFYLPADAFANRQFADVAKQFLSPDGKTARFAVETSNDPYSVEAMDLARQMTQVADGARPNTSLANATISVAGFPAVNSDIQRLLSSDFIQLAIATLVIVGLILVVLLRALVAPLYLLGTVVLNYLASLGIGVIVFQWILGHEIAWPVPLLAFIILVAVGADYNMLLVSRLREESGSNLRIGVLRTVATTGSVITSAGLIFAASMFGLMIGSVAIMIETGLIIGCGLLLDTFLVRTLTVPAIATLLRERSWWPQRLATRPRTAAPSQYRPTVDVGA; translated from the coding sequence GTGGCTGATGATCTCCACGGTGTCGGGACCGTTTCTCGACGCTCCCGTCTTGCCGACCCCGCAGCGTCGCCGGAATACAGTGCGCGGCTGGCCAGGCTTGCCGCCTTCACGGTTCACCACAAGGCGCTCGTGATCGGTGGGTGGCTCGCCATTGCAGTGGTGCTAGCGCTGTTGTTCCCACAGCTCGAAACCGTTGTGCGGCAACAGTCGGTCGACCTCATTCCCCGGGACGTGCCGTCATTCCAGACTGTTGACCGCATGAGCGCTGCGTTCGGCGAGCAAGGGTCGAAGACGATGCTGTTCGTCGCCATGGAAAGCCCCGCTGGGCTGACGCAGCAGGCGCGGGATCGATACTCGAGGCTCGTCGAGCGCCTTAGAGCCGATCACGCCCACGTGCTGCTGGTGCAGGACTTGCTGGCCGATCCCGTGATGAAGGCACAAGCCGTCAGCGCAGACGGCAAAGCGTGGTTCCTACCGGTGGGGGTGGCCGGGACTCTGGGTGATCCCACTGCAGCGGAATCGGTGCAGGCAGTCCGCGCCACCGCCCAACGCGCCTTCGACGGGTCGGACATCACCGTCCGCGTGACCGGTCCCCCGGCAACCTTCAGTGACCAAATCGCTTCTGCCGAACACGATTTGCTGTTCATCTCGATCGCAACGGCCGGGTTGATCGCGTTGATCCTGCTGATGGTCTACCGGTCGTTGTTTACCGCGTTATTGCCCTTGCTAGTCATCGGGCTGAGTCTGGCCGTCGGCCGTGGTGTCTTGTCCGCATTCGGGCAGCTTGGCATGCCGGTTTCGCAGTTCACCGTGGCATTCATGACCGCGATCCTTCTCGGCGCAGGAACCGATTACACAGTCTTTTTGATCAGCCGGTACCACGAACAGCGGCGCGCCGGTGCCCCTGCCGATCTCGCTGTCATTCACGCGACGGCCAGCATCGGACGAGTGATCTTCGCGTCGGCAGCGACTGTCGCCCTGGCTTTTCTGGCCATGGTCTTCGCCACGCTGAGCGTGTTCGCCGGATTGGGACCAGCGTGCGCGGTTGCCGTACTTGTGGGCTTTCTGGCTACGGTGACACTGTTGCCGCCGGTGTTGGCGTTGGCGGCCCGACGCGGTATCGGGGAACCCAAGCCCGACCGCACCCGCCGGTACTGGAACAGCGTCGCTGTGGCGGTCGTGCGTCACCCTCGGCCGTTGCTCGTTGCTAGCTTGGTGATCCTCTTGGCTCTTTCCGGTGCAGCTGCCACGATGAAGATCAGCTACGACGACCGAAAAGGACAACCTCCCACCACGGCTAGCAATGAGGGCTACCAGCTCCTCGACCGACACTTTCGCAAAGACGTCGTCATCACCGAGTTCCTGGTGGTCGAAAACCCCGTCGACATGCGCACCGGGAAAGGGCTGGCCGACCTCGACGAAATGGCATCGCGCATCTCCCAGATCCCCGGCGTGGTCAAGATATCCGGAGTCACCCGTCCGGCAGGCACCCGCCTTGACCAAGCGCAATTATCGTGGCAAAACAGGCAAATCGGCGACAAGATGGCCGGTGCCGTCGCCGATGGTAATTCCCGCCGCGGTGACCTCGCCAAGCTCACCGATGGAGCCAACCAACTGGCCAACGGACTTGCGCAGCTCGACACGTCTGTACGGACCGCACTGAAACCATTAGGCCCAGTGCTCACCCAAGCACAGTCCGCCGGCCAGGACTTCCAACGGTTTGCCCCACTTCTGCACCAACTCTCAGCGACCAGCCCCAGTATCGACAACGCAATACAAGCCGGCCCAGGCATCCGCCCGCTGGCCGAACGCACACAAGGCGCCATCGACACCCTGAACCCGCTCGTTGACCTGCTCAATGGGTCACCCTGGTGCGTCACAACTCCCCAGTGCGCTCAAATCCGCGACCAGGTCCAGATCCTGGTTGCTCTGAGAAACAACGGATTCTTCTCCCAGGTCGCCGCGCTGGGTGACCGCTACGACCCCGCCACCAACGCCACCGTAACCGGCACCATCGCCGACGTTCAGACTGCCGTCAATGCCATGAACAAGGCATTCGGCGCGCTGGGAAAGCCCGCGGATCTCGCGGCTAACATCACCCGGCTACAAGACGGCATCAGCCAGCTCGCCTCCGGTTCGCGCGCGCTGGCCGATGGGGTAAAGACGCTGGCGGACAGCAATATTGAGATGCTATCCGGTATGAGCCAAATCGCCACCCAGCTTCAGAACTCGTCTCGCGCGTCGGCGGGGTCGGATGCCGCGTCCGGCTTCTACCTGCCCGCAGACGCCTTTGCGAACCGCCAATTCGCCGACGTCGCAAAGCAGTTCCTGTCACCCGATGGGAAAACGGCGCGATTCGCAGTGGAGACCAGCAACGATCCCTACAGCGTCGAAGCGATGGACCTTGCCCGCCAGATGACCCAAGTCGCCGATGGAGCCAGGCCGAACACCTCGCTGGCGAACGCCACGATCTCTGTCGCCGGATTCCCCGCGGTCAATTCTGATATCCAGCGCCTACTCTCGTCCGACTTCATCCAACTCGCCATCGCCACCCTGGTCATCGTCGGACTCATCCTGGTGGTGCTATTGCGCGCGCTCGTAGCGCCGCTGTATCTCCTTGGCACCGTCGTGCTGAACTACCTCGCCTCACTCGGCATCGGAGTCATCGTTTTCCAATGGATACTCGGTCATGAAATCGCCTGGCCTGTACCGCTATTAGCCTTCATCATTCTGGTCGCAGTCGGTGCCGACTACAACATGTTGCTGGTATCGCGACTGCGCGAGGAGAGCGGCAGCAATCTGCGTATCGGCGTTCTACGGACGGTCGCCACCACAGGCTCGGTCATCACCTCCGCCGGCCTGATCTTCGCCGCGAGCATGTTCGGCTTGATGATCGGCTCGGTCGCGATCATGATCGAGACTGGCCTCATCATTGGCTGCGGACTGTTGTTGGATACTTTCCTGGTCCGGACGCTGACCGTACCCGCCATCGCTACGTTGCTGCGCGAACGGAGCTGGTGGCCACAACGTCTCGCCACTAGACCGAGGACTGCGGCACCGTCGCAATACCGCCCGACAGTCGACGTCGGCGCGTGA